The genome window TGCGGCGCTCCACCTCGCCCAGCCACGCGCGGACGCCGGCCACCAGCCGCGCATCGCCCACGCCTTCCACGCTCTCCACGTCCACCACGGGCGGCAGGTCGCCTTCCGTCACGTCCACCACGCGGAGGAAGTGGTCGGCCTGCGCGATGCCGCTCAGGCGCGGGCGGAAGCGGTGGTACGCTCCGCGGGCGATCCCCACCTCGCGCAGCCCCGCCCAGTTGCGCGCGAACGCCGGGTCCACGAAGCGGCCGCCCTCGGTGGCCTTCACGAACGCGAAGCCCACGCCGTCGTCCGCCGCCGCCTGCCAGTCGATCCGCCCCTGATAGTGCGACACGTCGATGCCCCGCGTCCCGAGCCTCACTTCCTTCGCCGCGTACTTCACGGGCACGGCGGCCACCGCTGGAGCCAGCGCGCGGGCCGGAAGCGCGGGGCGGGCGGAGGCGATCGCGGGAGCGCCGGCCACGGGCTTCGCCTTGCGCGAGTGGCCGGGGGTGGACGCGAACACGGCGGGGATCAGGAGCGCCGAAGCCAGCTTGAAGTGGAAGTCGATCATCCGCGCGTTTCTCTCGGTCTGGAAGATCGCTCCGCGGGGCGTTTACCGCCTAAATCGAATCCGCGAGCGCACTTGCTGAGCGCGGACAACGCGAAAACCTTGCCACGGAATTCGACCGATGGCTGGAAAGCCAAATCTGGGTCCTGCATGCACTTGTGGTCGGAAGAGCGGGATGGCGGGCCGGAAAGTCTGCCTCCGCGGAAATCTGTCCGGCAGCCGGGAGATGCAGCGCGAACGAGCCGGTGAGTCGTGGGATAACAACGATCGGAAGATGCGAGCGTCCGGCGATAACGCCCGGGGGAGTGGACACCGGATGGGCGGAAGATGTTGATAGATCGGCAGATGCGAGACGAACGGGGGGATGGGCGGGCGGTGAGGATGTCGCGCGGATGCGATGAATCGCACCCCTACGCGTCGGGACCAACGTAGCGGGGGATCCGGATCTACGAGGTTAGGAGTTGTAGCGGTTCATGGCGGCTTCGATGCCCTGGTCCATCCAGAGCTGGACGCCGTCGAGCAGATCGGGGAAGCGGTCGAGGATGGCCTGGCGGTCGGCGCGGGAGGGGGGCGCGAGGACGTACGCGGCGAGATCCATCTGCGGTGGTTTGGCGCCCACGCCGATGCGGAGGCGCGGGTACTCCTTGGTGCCCAGCGTCTGCTCAATGGACTTGAGGCCGTTGTGGCCGCCCGCGCTGCCGCCGGGACGAAAGCGGACCTGGCCCGGCTCCAGCGCCACGTCGTCCACCAGCACCAGCATGTCCTTGCCCAGGTCGACGGCGTTCATGCGCTTGTACTGCGCGATGGCGCCGCCGCTCAGGTTCATGTACGTGAGCGGCTTGATGAGCCGGACGGCGTGCGGCTCCACGCGCCCGGCCGCGACCGCGGCGTTCTTCTCCTGGCGGAAGCGGCCCAGCTTCCACGCGTCGAGCAGCGAATCCAGCAGCCACCATCCTACGTTGTGGCGCGTCATCGAATACTCGCGGCCAGGATTTCCCAGCCCCACGATCACCTTGAGCCCGGCCAACGCGCTACCTCTCCGGCCGCGCGGCCGGGCTCAGGGTGACGTGCGTCACGTCTTACGCCTCGCCCTCGGACTCGGCGCCCTCGGCCGCCTCGTCCGTGCCGCGCACGGTGGGCGACAGCACGGAGGCGATGGCCAGGTCGCCGTCGGTGAGGATCTTCACGTTGGGCAGGTTCAGGTCGCGCACGCGGATGGACTCGCCCACGCCCATGCCGCTCACGTCCACGTCCACCGTGGCCGGGATGTCGCGCGGCAGGCACTCCACCTCGATCTCGTACAGCACGTGGTCCAGCACGCCGCCAGCGTCGCGCACGCCCGCCGGGGTGCCGGCCAGGTGGAGCGGGACCTGGAGGGTGAGCGTCTCGCCCGCGTGCAGCTGCAGGAAGTCGACGTGCAGGATGATGGGGCGCACCGGGTCGCCCTGCACCTCGCGGATGAGGACGTCGGTGGTGACGCCGCCTTCCACCGCGAGCGAGAAGACGGTGTTCTCGATGCTGATGCCGGCGAGGAGCTTCTCCAGCTCGTGGGCGTCCACGGTGATGGGGACGTTCGCGTCGCCGTGTCCGTAGAGGACGGCGGGGACCTTTCCTGCCGCGCGGAGCTTGCGCGCGGCGCCCTTCCCGGCGTTCTCGCGGGGCTGCGCGTTCAGTGTAGCGGCCATTCCATGCCTCCGTCGTGCTGATGTGCCGCGGGCGCGGGTGCGCCGCGGGTGCTGCGGCCGGTCGTTCCGGCCATGCTGCAAAGATAACCTACATCTCGAAGAGCGCGCTCACCGACTGGTTGTAGTGGGTGTAGCGCACGGCGCGCGCGATCAGGTCGGCCACCGAGAGCACCGTCAGCCGGTCGAAGTGCTTCTCTTCGGGGATCGCGATGGTGTTGGTCACCACCAGCTCCTTGAGCGGCGCGTCCATCAGCCGCTCCACGGCGGGGCCGCTGAGCAGCGCGTGGCTGGCGCAGCAGTACACGTCGCGGGCGCCGCGGGCCTTGAGGGCGCGCACGGCTTCGGCCATGGTCCCGGCGGTGTCGATCATGTCGTCGGGAAGCAGGCAGTCCTTGCCGTCCACCTCGCCGATCACGTTCATGACCTCGGCCACGTTGGCCGTGGGCCGGCGCTTGTCGATGATGCCGATGCTGCCCCCCAGCCGCTTCGCGAACCCGCGCGCCATCTTCGCCGAGCCCACGTCGGGCGCCACGACCACCAGGTTGGTGAGGTTCTTGTCGCGGAAGTAGCGCGTGAGCACCGGCGCGGCGTACAGGTGGTCGACCGGGATGTCGAAGAAGCCCTGCAGCTGGTGCTGGTGGAAGTCCACGCTCAGCACGCGGTCGGCGCCGGCGGTGGTGATCATGTTCGCCACCAGCTTGGCCCCGATGGCCACGCGCGGCTGGTCCTTGCGGTCCTGGCGCGCGTAGCCGAAATACGGGATGACGGCGGTGATGCGCGCCGCGCTGGCCCGGCGCGCCGCGTCGATCAGGAGCAGCAGCTCCATGATGTTGTCGGCCGGCGGGCTGGTGGGCTGCACGATGTAGAGGTCGCGCCCGCGCACGTTCTCGTCGATGCGCACGAAGATCTCGCCGTCCGCGAAGCGGCGGCTGGTGACCTTGCCGAGCGGGATCTCCATGCAGCGCGCGATCTCTTCGGCGAGCGGCCGGTTGGCCGAGCCCGCCAGCATCATCAGGTCGCCGGTCTTCAACTCGTCGTGCATCGGTCTCTCCGCGGGGCCGGGGTGGGGGTGCCGGAGCGCGACAGAATAGACCCCGGCGCCCGCCCCGTCAAGGCGCAAAAACG of Longimicrobiaceae bacterium contains these proteins:
- a CDS encoding glycoside hydrolase family 25 protein, which encodes MIDFHFKLASALLIPAVFASTPGHSRKAKPVAGAPAIASARPALPARALAPAVAAVPVKYAAKEVRLGTRGIDVSHYQGRIDWQAAADDGVGFAFVKATEGGRFVDPAFARNWAGLREVGIARGAYHRFRPRLSGIAQADHFLRVVDVTEGDLPPVVDVESVEGVGDARLVAGVRAWLGEVERRTGVRPIVYTKPGFRRAHLGTALDDYPLWVAEYDVDEPSVGRWAFWQHSERGSVAGIGRAVDLNRFNGSVDDLRQLAISPAPAEGVRPEELAVR
- the pth gene encoding aminoacyl-tRNA hydrolase is translated as MAGLKVIVGLGNPGREYSMTRHNVGWWLLDSLLDAWKLGRFRQEKNAAVAAGRVEPHAVRLIKPLTYMNLSGGAIAQYKRMNAVDLGKDMLVLVDDVALEPGQVRFRPGGSAGGHNGLKSIEQTLGTKEYPRLRIGVGAKPPQMDLAAYVLAPPSRADRQAILDRFPDLLDGVQLWMDQGIEAAMNRYNS
- a CDS encoding 50S ribosomal protein L25, which codes for MAATLNAQPRENAGKGAARKLRAAGKVPAVLYGHGDANVPITVDAHELEKLLAGISIENTVFSLAVEGGVTTDVLIREVQGDPVRPIILHVDFLQLHAGETLTLQVPLHLAGTPAGVRDAGGVLDHVLYEIEVECLPRDIPATVDVDVSGMGVGESIRVRDLNLPNVKILTDGDLAIASVLSPTVRGTDEAAEGAESEGEA
- a CDS encoding ribose-phosphate pyrophosphokinase, translating into MHDELKTGDLMMLAGSANRPLAEEIARCMEIPLGKVTSRRFADGEIFVRIDENVRGRDLYIVQPTSPPADNIMELLLLIDAARRASAARITAVIPYFGYARQDRKDQPRVAIGAKLVANMITTAGADRVLSVDFHQHQLQGFFDIPVDHLYAAPVLTRYFRDKNLTNLVVVAPDVGSAKMARGFAKRLGGSIGIIDKRRPTANVAEVMNVIGEVDGKDCLLPDDMIDTAGTMAEAVRALKARGARDVYCCASHALLSGPAVERLMDAPLKELVVTNTIAIPEEKHFDRLTVLSVADLIARAVRYTHYNQSVSALFEM